One window from the genome of Trabulsiella odontotermitis encodes:
- a CDS encoding helix-turn-helix domain-containing protein: MSLPALKLPTTLSSSALDSQSPCCRGCYCIAQCIHDTYLRRVRERELLNWKVWLDVPVRRLRCPSCGIMTEKIDWLPERQRYTATLSTWVESLVRLLPIKHVASLTGLHWHTIKNIDYRRLLREACEPQRHSLRRLMMDEFALFKGHRYATVLADADTQQIL; this comes from the coding sequence GTGTCTCTTCCTGCACTGAAATTGCCCACGACACTCTCCTCATCCGCCCTTGATTCGCAATCGCCCTGCTGCCGCGGGTGTTACTGCATTGCCCAGTGTATTCACGATACTTACCTGCGCCGTGTCAGAGAGCGTGAACTGCTCAACTGGAAGGTCTGGCTGGATGTGCCTGTTCGCCGTCTTCGCTGCCCATCCTGCGGCATTATGACCGAAAAAATCGACTGGCTGCCTGAACGTCAGCGATATACCGCCACCCTGTCGACATGGGTTGAATCACTCGTCAGGTTACTTCCGATTAAGCACGTAGCCAGTCTGACCGGACTGCACTGGCATACCATTAAAAACATCGATTACCGGAGACTGCTACGGGAGGCCTGTGAGCCGCAACGACACAGTCTGCGTCGCCTGATGATGGATGAATTTGCCCTGTTTAAAGGACACCGTTACGCCACTGTCCTGGCGGACGCCGATACACAGCAGATACTGTGA
- a CDS encoding transposase has product MGEGRSRAAFRPFFAWLGPEGCTSIESVAMDMNTAFDLEVREHCPQAQVVYDLFHVVAKLLIASGSIRQINYVIIRSPGRS; this is encoded by the coding sequence GTGGGAGAAGGGCGTAGCAGAGCCGCTTTCCGTCCCTTCTTCGCCTGGCTGGGTCCAGAAGGATGCACCTCCATTGAGTCTGTTGCCATGGATATGAACACCGCGTTCGATCTGGAGGTCAGGGAGCACTGTCCTCAGGCGCAGGTGGTTTATGACCTGTTCCATGTGGTCGCAAAGTTATTGATCGCGTCAGGGTCGATCAGGCAAATCAACTACGTGATAATCCGAAGTCCCGGCAGGTCATAA
- a CDS encoding nucleoid-associated protein: MLLSEISPPEHVDFFLERIKSALSGNMFRFTELSNTERILRLIRNHADNDAHCFTEQSTFLANDFQSHHHTKNASMGVFFLFELNILNDEKLFALIKYDNEDVVRYVLDAKGNEFQVPRLERFRESFVKKAEAMQKIALVRLTAETQGGQVVVRDRSKRTNISVYFERFLQVQRVNSTTDLSDKLVAALKDIFKKHRDLLPDDIRRSGVNKIYETLHHGAQDFNTDEPLSLLNQIFGPMEEDHPLVKSFTRKIKDLGISGESFRIVPENIPKPRKRKLETLEDVIVIYDEDNAPDIETMEDGRKRIVIVTAGLVTDDIDTGKNR, translated from the coding sequence GTGCTGCTCAGTGAAATATCACCGCCTGAACATGTCGATTTTTTTCTGGAGAGGATTAAATCTGCATTAAGCGGCAACATGTTCCGGTTTACGGAATTGTCCAATACCGAGCGTATTCTGCGCCTCATCAGGAACCATGCCGATAATGACGCCCATTGTTTCACTGAACAGTCAACCTTTCTGGCAAACGATTTTCAGTCTCATCATCACACCAAAAATGCCAGTATGGGGGTATTCTTTCTTTTTGAACTTAACATCCTCAACGATGAAAAACTGTTTGCGCTCATTAAATATGATAATGAAGATGTGGTGCGTTACGTGCTGGATGCGAAGGGAAACGAGTTTCAGGTCCCCAGACTCGAACGCTTCCGTGAAAGTTTCGTTAAAAAAGCGGAAGCCATGCAGAAAATTGCCCTGGTCCGCCTGACGGCAGAGACTCAGGGTGGACAGGTTGTCGTACGGGATCGCAGTAAACGAACCAATATCTCCGTTTATTTTGAGCGTTTTCTGCAGGTACAGCGCGTCAACAGTACAACTGACCTCAGCGACAAATTAGTTGCCGCTCTCAAGGATATCTTCAAAAAGCACCGCGACCTGTTGCCGGACGACATCAGACGCAGTGGTGTTAACAAGATTTATGAAACGTTACATCATGGGGCACAGGATTTTAACACCGATGAGCCCCTTTCCCTGCTGAACCAGATTTTTGGGCCAATGGAAGAAGATCATCCACTGGTCAAATCCTTCACCCGTAAAATAAAAGACCTGGGAATTTCAGGTGAATCTTTCCGGATAGTCCCTGAGAACATCCCTAAGCCACGGAAAAGAAAACTGGAAACTCTGGAAGACGTTATCGTTATCTACGATGAGGATAATGCCCCAGATATTGAGACGATGGAAGACGGGCGAAAACGTATAGTGATAGTGACTGCAGGGCTGGTAACAGATGATATCGATACTGGAAAAAATCGGTAA